From the genome of Eucalyptus grandis isolate ANBG69807.140 chromosome 2, ASM1654582v1, whole genome shotgun sequence, one region includes:
- the LOC120290440 gene encoding probable disease resistance protein At4g27220 — protein MVIKSIVQECAGLPLAVITMARSMRGVTDMYEWNDCLEKLRESDMGQTDMEKGVLKKLEFSYNRLGNHEVQQCFLSCALYPEDKWIDKFELIEFFIDQGLIGRLNTREKQYVRGLTILKKLANVCLLEVHESTMRMHDLIRDMALHIMSVTSIVKAGKGLRRIPSEEYWTDALEKVSLMENYIEEFPLNMSPNCPKLSTLLLNKNSCYDLVNPDSFFKQLWGLQVLNLSGCYLKELPDSISDLVNLRALLLRKCEKLRRIPHLGKLRSLRKLDIFCCAGVEALEGLEMLVNLRYLDLSHTRIGRLPEGTLGALRNLQYLKVEVANGEDITNLQALETLVYCFEDVDDFNKFVRATFEKRNNLHYYNLNMGREELKDYMKVSDDAQFGNCERGVHIERRSHAIVSMGGALAFVF, from the coding sequence ATGGTTATAAAGTCCATTGTTCAAGAATGTGCGGGATTGCCACTTGCAGTCATCACAATGGCAAGAAGCATGCGAGGAGTTACCGATATGTATGAATGGAATGATTGCTTGGAGAAATTGAGAGAATCGGATATGGGGCAAACGGATATGGAAAAGGGGGTCTTAAAGAAACTAGAATTCAGTTATAATCGCCTTGGTAATCATGAAGTCCAACAGTGTTTCCTATCTTGTGCACTTTATCCCGAAGATAAATGGATTGATAAGTTCGAGTTGATAGAATTCTTTATTGACCAAGGATTGATTGGTCGATTGAATACAAGGGAGAAACAATATGTTAGAGGCCTCACCATATTGAAAAAACTGGCAAATGTTTGCCTATTGGAGGTTCATGAGAGCACGATGAGGATGCACGATTTGATTAGAGATATGGCATTGCACATCATGAGTGTGACTTCGATTGTAAAAGCAGGAAAGGGGTTGCGGAGGATACCATCCGAAGAATATTGGACGGATGCTTTGGAGAAAGTTTCTTTGATGGAGAATTATATTGAAGAATTTCCCTTGAACATGTCCCCTAATTGTCCTAAACTATCAACTCttctattgaataaaaattcatgCTATGATTTGGTCAACcccgattctttcttcaaacaaTTATGGGGGCTACAGGTTCTAAACCTAAGTGGATGTTACCTCAAAGAACTTCCAGATTCCATTTCAGACTTGGTAAACTTGAGAGCACTATTACTtagaaaatgtgagaaattgCGCCGCATCCCTCATTTAGGGAAGCTCAGATCTTTGAGAAAGTTGGACATTTTTTGTTGTGCCGGGGTTGAAGCGCTCGAGGGTTTGGAAATGCTAGTGAATTTGAGATACCTTGACCTTTCTCATACACGCATAGGTAGATTACCCGAAGGAACATTGGGGGCTTTGCGAAACTTGCAATATCTTAAAGTTGAGGTAGCAAATGGAGAAGACATTACAAACTTGCAGGCATTGGAGACACTTGTATACTGCTTTGAAGATGTGGATGATTTCAACAAGTTTGTGAGGGCAACTTTTGAGAAGAGAAATAACCTTCACTATTACAATCTTAACATGGGTCGAGAAGAATTGAAGGATTATATGAAAGTAAGTGATGATGCTCAATTTGGGAATTGTGAGAGGGGTGTCCACATCGAGAGGAGGAGTCATGCTATTGTGAGCATGGGAGGGGCATTGGCATTTGTATTTTGA
- the LOC120290441 gene encoding probable disease resistance protein At4g27220, which translates to MLWITASQDFKTQRLQDAIGKELGLGILQEEDVRKRAAMLYDCLTKRGKSTIILDDVWERFDLKEVGIPDGIKLVLTTRSFEVCRQMQCQEMIKVEPLSHTEAESLFLEELGSEVALDSKTRTVVESIVQECAGLPLAIITMARSMRGVTDVYEWNECLEKLRESDMGQTDMEKVVLKKLGFSYNRLGNHEIQQCFLSCALYPEDERIDKFELIEFFIDQGLICRLNTREKQYVRGLTILNKLANVCLLEVHGSTMKMHDLIRDMALHIMSVTSIVKARKGLRRIPSEEYWTNAFKKINNLHYYNLKVGQQEFKDFDQVLRAINCDGTTNLSDVSLLENLEKLIIVKWKNLRVLSGGQDQEIIDICDSRALAPTPLLFPSLRVLIIRKCPKLKYLFGHGPKFYLPHLREIAIHDCEEMVGITSPPPQLAPDLPSLEEIYVWRCDKMKRVVESEWLPHFPNPRYINLLYCENMEEIIRGPPPYMPVEEISLGRLSVEKCYNMRKLFSHEWLLHLQNLQNISAIGCKGMVEMISGVGQDQEGSITTPVNNIPPSSWSSISLPKLKRLWLCNLPRLKSICEVPITCDSMEHLKVIKCPELNRIPLQLRFLDIEDLPFIEVEGSSAKKKFPYELLFFTSCTGGVLYGAVELGDVGRAGLNLGKGVRAVGAEDDFRRFVYIVEGSAAVESVDEKTPVASSTIPSIIS; encoded by the exons ATGTTATGGATCACTGCGTCACAGGATTTCAAAACGCAAAGGCTACAAGACGCCATTGGGAAGGAACTAGGTTTGGGCATACTACAAGAAGAGGATGTGAGGAAACGAGCAGCAATGTTGTATGATTGTTTAACGAAAAGAGGCAAATCTACAATAATCCTCGATGATGTGTGGGAACGGTTTGATCTTAAAGAGGTGGGAATCCCAGATGGAATTAAGTTGGTCTTAACCACTCGATCCTTCGAGGTATGCCGCCAGATGCAATGTCAAGAAATGATAAAAGTAGAACCTCTATCTCATACAGAAGCTGAGAGTTTATTTTTGGAGGAGCTTGGATCCGAAGTGGCCCTTGATTCAAAAACTAGAACGGTTGTAGAGTCCATTGTTCAAGAATGTGCAGGATTGCCACTTGCAATCATCACAATGGCAAGAAGCATGCGAGGAGTGACCGATGTGTATGAATGGAATGAATGCTTGGAGAAATTGAGAGAATCAGATATGGGGCAAACAGATATGGAAAAGGTGGTCTTAAAGAAACTAGGATTCAGTTACAATCGCCTTGGTAATCATGAAATCCAACAGTGTTTTCTATCTTGTGCACTTTATCCAGAAGATGAACGGATTGATAAGTTCGAGTTGATAGAATTCTTTATTGACCAAGGATTGATTTGTCGATTGAATACAAGGGAGAAACAATATGTCAGAGGCCTCACCATACTAAACAAACTGGCAAATGTTTGCCTATTGGAAGTTCATGGGAGCACGATGAAGATGCACGATTTGATTAGAGACATGGCATTGCACATCATGAGTGTGACTTCAATTGTAAAAGCAAGAAAGGGGTTGCGAAGGATACCATCCGAAGAATATTGGACGAATG CTTTTAAGAAGATAAATAACCTTCACTATTACAATCTCAAGGTGGGTCAACAAGAATTCAAGGATTTTGATCAA GTATTGAGAGCAATCAATTGCGACGGTACAACAAATTTGTCTGACGTGAGTCTGCTTGAAAACCTTGAGAAGCTAATAATAGTCAAATGGAAAAACTTGCGAGTGCTCAGTGGAGGACAAGATCAAGAAATAATCGACATCTGTGACTCTCGTGCCCTAGCCCCAACCCCTCTCCTCTTCCCAAGCCTTAGGGTTTTGATAATAAGGAAATGTCCAAAACTGAAGTATCTCTTTGGGCACGGGCCTAAATTCTACCTTCCACATTTACGAGAGATTGCAATACATGACTGTGAGGAAATGGTGGGGATAACATCGCCACCACCGCAACTGGCCCCAGACCTTCCTAGTCTAGAAGAGATATATGTTTGGAGGTGTGATAAAATGAAGAGAGTGGTGGAATCTGAGTGGCTGCCCCACTTCCCTAATCCGCGATATATCAATTTACTCTATTGTGAGAACATGGAGGAGATTATCAGAGGTCCTCCCCCATACATGCCAGTTGAAGAGATTTCTTTGGGACGGCTTTCGGTAGAAAAGTGCTATAACATGAGAAAGTTGTTTTCCCATGAGTGGCTGCTCCATCttcaaaatcttcaaaatatcagtGCCATAGGCTGCAAAGGAATGGTGGAGATGATAAGCGGCGTGGGACAAGACCAAGAAGGAAGCATAACGACTCCTGTAAACAACATCCCTCCATCCTCttggtcttcaatttctctCCCAAAGCTGAAGCGTTTGTGGCTATGCAATCTACCCCGGCTGAAGAGCATATGCGAAGTCCCAATAACTTGCGATTCCATGGAACATTTGAAGGTGATCAAATGCCCAGAGTTGAACAGGATCCCTTTGCAACTGCGATTCCTTGATATTGAGGACCTTCCATTTATTGAGGTGGAAG GATCGTCCGCCAAGAAGAA GTTCCCATATGAATTACTTTTCTTCACATCTTGTACCGGCGGAGTCCTTTACGGGGCAGTGGAACTTGGAGATGTCGGGCGGGCAGGGCTGAACCTGGGCAAAGGAGTGCGGGCAGTAGGTGCTGAAG ATGATTTTCGGAGATTCGTGTACATTGTTGAAGGATCTGCTGCCGTCGAGTCAGTAGATGAGAAAACTCCTGTTGCTTCATCAACCATTCCTTCTATCATATCTTGA